A stretch of the Elephas maximus indicus isolate mEleMax1 chromosome 3, mEleMax1 primary haplotype, whole genome shotgun sequence genome encodes the following:
- the ENSA gene encoding alpha-endosulfine — MSQKQEEENPSEETGEEKQDTQEKEGILPERAEEAKLKAKYPSLGQKPGGSDFLMKRLQKGQKYFDSGDYNMAKAKMKNKQLPSAGPDKNLVTGDHIPTPQDLPQRKSSLVTSKLAGGQVE, encoded by the exons ATGTCCCAGAAACAGGAAGAGGAGAACCCTTCGGAGGAGACCGGCGAGGAGAAGCAG GACACTCAGGAGAAGGAAGGTATTCTCCCTGAGAGAGCCGAGGAGGCAAAGCTAAAGGCCAAATATCCAAGCCTAGGACAAAAGCCTGGAGGCTCCGACTTCCTCATGAAGAGACTCCAGAAAGGG CAAAAGTACTTTGACTCAGGAGACTACAACATGGCCAAAGCCAAGATGAAGAATAAGCAGCTGCcaagtgcaggaccagacaagaACCTGGTGACCGGTGACCACATCCCCACCCCACAGGATCTGCCCCAGAGAAAGTCCTCACTCGTCACCAGCAAGCTTGCGGG TGGCCAAGTTGAATGA